TCAAAGGTGTCGGTGGTTTCACAACAGTCCAGCCGGCTTTCTTGAACATGTCAATCTGAgttgcagattaaaaaaagaaaaagcaaatagcAATGGTCAACATCGAGAACTGTCattaacagtttattttcacaTCCACAAGAGGGCAGCAGAGTACTCTCTCTGAAAATACCTGGCGACATGGGCGATCAGGGTTTGACAACACCAATCCGGGGCCGATGATGTTAAAAGTGGCATCAATGTGCATGGGGTTGGGATCCTTGAATGAGATGATGTGCACCTTGTAATCTGGGGCCAGATGGCGCCTCATCCACTCGATTCCCATGTAATTTGTAACCTGCATCGGGGCGTATGCAGAGAAAAAGCCTTATGACCTGCCCCAACCATGCATTCAGTTCTGATTCCCTGTGGATTGAATCAGTGCTGCTTGGCATGACAGCAATGCTTAGTTTGTACCTGACTCCTCTGGACGAAAAGGTCCCTTCCAGCTCGAATGAAGTCAGCAGCATCGAAGCAGGGCTCATGCTCCGTGGTCACAAACTTACCCTGGGCAGCCAGCTTGTGTCTGTCCTCCACAGTGCGGATGGGGTAGTCCTGGTTGACAGGAGAAAATAATGATTTACTCCAGAGCAATTAAACTGTGTGGCATGGTCTCTCTTCACGTACGACGAAAATAAACGGCACGGGGCAAAGAGTTCAGAGGCGATATGGAGAACTAGATTCAACAGtgtttgctgctgcagtttgagTACCTCACCTGATCATACAGGTCATCGGCCATGGTTGGCTTAGGAGCTGCGGTCCATTTTGCACCTTTTCTAAAGTACTCCTTGATCAGAGGCCTATAGGCACGGTACTCAAAGAACCGAGCCCTCCAGGCCATGGGAGCTTCTATAATTTCATTTCCGACAACCAGGAGGATGTCTCTTGGCATGGCAGCATACATTCCTGCAACATGTTCAATAATGCACACTCTTTATCAGATAATAACAGTCAGATTGTGACGGCAGCGCCAGTCAACATTACACAACGCTTTTCACCTGTGGACGTGAAGTCTGGAGTTTTGTATTCGACAGACCAGTCGACGGGTTCTGGCCTCTTGACAACGACACCCTCGTGACGCAGGATATTGCACATTTCTTCAATCTCAGCAACGGCTTTTCTCAAGTGGTCCGCAGGAAAAGACTGGCCCCCATGCTTCTGGTAGAAGGGCCAGTACTTCTCGTATGTATTGGCCTGATCAGACCGTCACGACAGGGTGACGCACAGTTAACATCACTGTCACACTTTTACAATTTGCACTTTGCGGACGGATCAGAGGAGACGCTTACTTTCACTTCCACAGTAAATGGAGGCACGTGGGCGTTTTCGGCTCGCCCCACGATCACCTCCTCAAGAGGGTCCCATTCATTGTAGCTGCAGACGGGGCACTCCTGGTGAATGGGCTCAGTAACAGGTTCCTCTTCAGCTGCTTGGTgttgagcagcagctgctgcacttGAAGTGCTGTGGAAGGTCCTCTGCACCCAACCTGCAACTGACCGGCCAAGCTGAGCGAGAAGAAAATGGATAAGCTTTGGGCTCAGGCTTCggattaaataatttctgagaaaatatttgcacaaaattgtctcttttttttttgtggaaaatgcatcaactatttgattttaaaatgcagctgtTGGTCAGGAAGCTCTTTCAAAATGAGCATGTTTGTCAATgatcttggttttattttggtgcaagaaaaatgaaaacatttggaagaaaattttaaaacaacgtggcttaaagcaaaaaaaagaaaagaaaaaaaaaaagaaaagaggatcAAAGAAATACAGCAAATATCAAACTGCTCCAAGActccaaaaaaaccaaaactgaccTCGGTTGGATAGATTGCTTGGGTGCCAAAGTACACGTGTTATTAAGAAGCCTTATCTCTTAGAGATAGAGGTTACAGTATTGGCCCCGCTCCAGACCAGCTCTGGACTCACAGAGTTTGAGAGCCATCTGCTGTGAAACAGCTGTTCGCTGTCGCTCAGggactaaacaaaataaagggaAGAAAACACCCTGCACCGCTAAGAAAATgcaatcttttttgttttactttctttgaaGTGATCAGTTCATTTcttgattttagttttgcatttcCAGACATCTAAATGGTTGAGCAGACAACCAGCACATCCATAAATCAATTAACCTGCGTTTAACCCAATCAGCTCAGATGTAATGAAGAAAAAGTCgaacaaaatgtctttattcaCCTTTAAAGActtgtgttttcattgaaacaaaagATCAGTGAGACGAAATAAAAGCATGATTTCTCTTTCcttgctgaaaaaaataaaaacaacgacaacaacaaaaaaaaaacccaacaacaacataaaaccaCCAGAATACAAACCATGGCTCCGATCAGATGGGCAGCCTCGGCCCCCCTGCTACCTCCTCTCAGACATCTGACTCGCAGCATTGTCCACAGAAATAATGAGCGAAACCAAAGGGCAGCACTGGATccaactttctctctctctgtttgctATTGAAAGGAGACACTTTAGCTCCAGCAACTTTATAGGAGCAGAGACTACGTGTCTCTGAGGTCATTGGTCGCTTTTCATGTTGTGAGGCAACGTGACTTGAGAAAAAGCATTTCTGAAACACAATCCCTTACGCCAGCAAATTCTTATCAACTGGGCTTTTGGCGTCCAAAGCttcaaagaaatctgaaaatggaTGTAGAACCGGTTCGGTTCGGCTGGATGTTTCTGGATGAGCCCGTGGAGCGCCCAACGATGTTTTGCAAGCAACAAAGTTTTTATAAGTTTAACAGCAATCTTTGATTTGAACTTTAAAGGGTTGCCCTCATGACTTCATATATAAGACTatgaataatgtgaaaaaacacaaatcccaAATTAATTAACTTGATGaatgataaaaatcaataaaacataattcatattttgcacattATATTTAATCTAACACACAGCAGCTGGTTTAAGATGATCTCTATGTGCTCCGTTAGGACTGATGACGTCCTGTACTGTATTCTGTGTTGTATGTTTTGCATGAACGTGGCTTTGTGACATTCTTTAATCAGGCTCTTAGGAACAGTGTGGAAGTCATGAAAGGTTTGAGCAGAGCTGATACAATTAGAGAGATAGAGAGCTCTGCACAGGCTCCCACAGCACATGCTTCACTGGACTGTGCTCACATGAGTTTCACAACCAACCCCTCCCGCCAGCAGAACTCAGTGACTTCTGATATGCTCTTGCCCTCAAAAGAAATCTTTGACTGATTCCTGTGCTTCCAGGGATACATCATGAAGAAGATAGATTTTCATCTTCTAGTGAACTTTTAGGATTTGTAACATTTCTATTATGCTAACAAGTAAATGCAGGAAAGGTAGAAAATATGCGTTTTTGTCAATTGCATTGTTGTTTGCTGCAACAATTTTTAACAGCAGCCAATCAATAATGTTGGAAAGCCtcattattttttcccttccctGGTGCCACAACTGTAAGGAAAATGCCAAACAGTATTTTCTGCTACTGACtactttgttgcttttattgtgtCAAATGATTGATAAATGActgatatttgaaaaaaaaaaaacaaatatcggTCAAATATAGCATCCTTAAAGCAGATGTGAACAGATTGCTTTATGGCAGGGTTCCTGCTTAAAAGCTCAGCTAAAcatagcctggtaaaaaccagtaTCTAGTCAGCTCTAGACTGTTGAGAAATGATTTCACTAAATTACTAATGAGTGGTTGTGATAGCAATTTGACGCCAAGAAGCTTCCCAGAAACTGTGTGTGCTGTAAACGACTATGTCCCACTGTGAAAAGAGACGTGCTGAGCTGAATGAGGCGGcctttaatgttaatttaatagTCGGAAGAGTGACCAACACAGACTGAACGGCTCTGTTCACCTCCTCCCACCACTGCCAAACTACAGGCAGACCACAATTCTGAAACAGAGCATAAAATTGATGTCACCATTCataacttctccttctgtttcctGATTGGCCCAGTTGAATTTCTACCTGAGAAATCAAGGTCAACgagagaaatcccagacagagcACTGAAGTAAGGAGAGAATCGAGTGGAATTGCATAACAGAAATTCCCAGGCAAAACAAGCGACATATAAAGCAGATAAGCATGTAGCTTATGTAAACAGTGTAGTGACTTATGCAGGTGTTATACTTTGCAGGTTGATGGGTACATCAGCATCTGCCAGGGTGTACATGATTTATCGCCACCACAGGGCAATGCCACATCCACAGAACGAGGCTGAAACTTCAGTCCAACTTAGACTGGATAATTAATAATATGTACCTTTGAGCTATTTCAGAAAACCGTTAAATTATTGATTGGTCTAATATTTCACACATGAACCTTCATTGACAAAAGTCAGGATtcattttggaacattttaatcaatttagGACAGacttggaaaaaacaaagtcttatAGTAATACGTAGAAATGAGCCCAACATGTTATGACAACTTGTTCAACCTTTTTGCATATGAAGACTTATGCAACAAACTAATACTTAAATGGTTTGGTCTTGGGGTTATAGAGACACTTGTAATACATTTAATCAACATGACACAAGAAGCTGATAATATAAGAAACGAAAAATTGTACATGGATGTAATGAAGCACACAGACTGAAGATCGAACAAATAGTTTTGAGAATTTTTATTCTGATCAGAGAAATGTACCACAGCACCTGGGAAAATCTCTAAATCCTTTGGTTTCTTTATGTGCTAATTTATTCTACTACattcatcctgttttttttttttttttgtaagtctGTTTTCATTATGAAAACTATTCCTGTTAGTCTGCTTGCATTTGAGTCCCACCAAACAATTAGAACAAGCCATATGTCGACgtattctagaaaaaaacatgcaggcTGTTTAAAACtgtctgattgttttatttttacctgacTCAGTggtgaaacagaaaacacaatgaagGAGGCCCTCAACTGGAGAGCAGCTGAAATCGCATTTAAATGTGGAATATTAAAACCTACCATACACTGCATCCAGCACCATGGTCACTCCTTAAAACCAAAAGTTGGAATGACTAAAGTATATCTTGATGTACTCATAGTCTAaggcggcggttttcaaagtgtgaggcgcgcctccccgggggggcgccagagcactttaggggaggcgcggtgcgagggaaaaaaataaaccggaaaagctatctgcttgctgtctactgatgtgagagaaacgtcttttacgcacacgatcaactctgtggatttaggaaaaagttgggtgcgcgtgtggagcggggatcagtggaaatgtttcccccccttagaggatgttttggccagtgatgtcagtaacgttactgacgtcggaccacttttttcagtaatgagtaatctaacgcgttgctatttcaaatccagtagtcagactacagttacttatcaaaatcatttttgcgttattgtgcgttactgtcttcttttgttatttaatcgtatttcctctacgcgtcttgtcgagtgaccgacgtctctatgcgacagaaatgtaaacaatggagggagatgcgcgttttgttggtggaaaaactggaactattttgagtttctgtcgacaagtccgattattataagcggctttgggcttcatttttttaaagtcgcttgcagatttaatgagcggcgggttgcgcctttttgggctcgtttttgaacgtgaagttgctcatttgggcttggaaataagcagagactcacaataaattccagaatttgtccgtcattaaggtagttttactccgtctctccctgttcatcatttcccggatgatccgtcccgctgtgtctttgtaaatgtcaacttaatttattacctctcaatgacatcgagcttcgcgttgcgctccagaaaactgcaaacatcgagaccaatatgaaaagcgcaataaacgtgaaaacagccacgaataaacgtgtccgtagttggcaatagttataatggcaagttagcaccgttataattattaatattacggtaagtgtcgcagccatcggagctgtggagctgcaggaggagctctgtgcgctgcgacatcaaactcaagggcgtaacgcagaatctggaggctggggggagaggggctttaaaatccttct
This genomic interval from Gambusia affinis linkage group LG02, SWU_Gaff_1.0, whole genome shotgun sequence contains the following:
- the gatm gene encoding glycine amidinotransferase, mitochondrial — translated: MLRVRCLRGGSRGAEAAHLIGAMLGRSVAGWVQRTFHSTSSAAAAAQHQAAEEEPVTEPIHQECPVCSYNEWDPLEEVIVGRAENAHVPPFTVEVKANTYEKYWPFYQKHGGQSFPADHLRKAVAEIEEMCNILRHEGVVVKRPEPVDWSVEYKTPDFTSTGMYAAMPRDILLVVGNEIIEAPMAWRARFFEYRAYRPLIKEYFRKGAKWTAAPKPTMADDLYDQDYPIRTVEDRHKLAAQGKFVTTEHEPCFDAADFIRAGRDLFVQRSQVTNYMGIEWMRRHLAPDYKVHIISFKDPNPMHIDATFNIIGPGLVLSNPDRPCRQIDMFKKAGWTVVKPPTPLIPDDHPLWMSSKWLSMNVLMLDEKRVMVDANEGTIHKMFENLGIKTIKVNIRHANSLGGGFHCWTTDVRRRGNLESYFH